A single region of the Rhodococcus sp. W8901 genome encodes:
- a CDS encoding sensor histidine kinase, whose translation MRRFSLWLRERPMVADSMLAGLLFALEIASAFGRTAPVLYVITGAGLCLPLVCRRRHPRAAATVVLVMSIVCTITLYATDDLNAGENSHPGVFALAISLYTLVAYVGRRAAAYYAVGLVVDTTVSILLLDQDALLIGIFSALAYTLSWILAEFLGARRAYDEEVAARLTIAEFDRDRRAEDAVYAERTRIARELHDVVAHAVSVMIVQADGASYALHRDPEKAERALSNIAGTGRQALSELRRTVALLRSPATPDEMPQHGTAGLARVVETMREAGLAVELVQSGAIDDVSPSVSLGVHRLVQESLTNVLRHSGANPKAWVHVARRDCDVLVEVVDNGSSRYGSAAARKRIVGSGNGLVGMRERVAVLGGTLEAGRRPDGGWTVRAEIPLDPDE comes from the coding sequence ATGCGGAGGTTCAGTCTGTGGCTGCGTGAACGGCCCATGGTGGCGGACTCGATGCTCGCCGGGTTGCTGTTCGCCCTCGAGATCGCGTCTGCGTTCGGCCGGACGGCGCCGGTGCTGTACGTGATCACCGGTGCGGGGCTGTGTCTGCCGCTCGTGTGCCGGCGCCGGCATCCTCGTGCGGCCGCGACCGTCGTGCTTGTCATGTCGATCGTGTGCACGATCACGCTCTACGCCACCGACGATCTCAACGCCGGCGAGAACTCGCACCCGGGCGTGTTCGCCCTCGCGATCTCGCTGTACACGCTCGTCGCCTACGTGGGCCGGCGGGCGGCCGCCTACTACGCAGTCGGTCTGGTGGTCGACACCACGGTGTCGATCCTGTTGCTGGACCAGGACGCGCTCCTGATCGGGATCTTCTCGGCGCTCGCGTACACGCTGTCCTGGATCCTCGCCGAGTTCCTCGGCGCCCGCCGCGCCTACGACGAGGAGGTCGCCGCGCGCCTGACGATCGCGGAGTTCGACCGGGACCGGCGCGCCGAGGACGCCGTCTACGCCGAACGCACCCGCATCGCCCGCGAGTTGCACGACGTCGTCGCGCACGCGGTGAGCGTGATGATCGTGCAGGCGGACGGTGCGTCGTACGCGCTGCACCGGGACCCGGAGAAGGCGGAGCGGGCGCTGTCGAACATCGCGGGCACCGGCAGGCAGGCGCTGTCCGAACTGCGCCGCACCGTCGCGTTGCTGCGCTCGCCCGCGACCCCCGACGAGATGCCGCAGCATGGCACCGCCGGCCTCGCCCGGGTGGTGGAGACGATGCGTGAGGCCGGGCTCGCCGTCGAACTGGTGCAGTCCGGCGCCATCGACGACGTCAGCCCGTCGGTCAGCCTGGGCGTGCACCGACTGGTGCAGGAGTCCCTGACGAACGTGCTCCGGCACTCGGGAGCGAACCCGAAGGCGTGGGTGCACGTCGCGCGCCGCGACTGCGACGTCCTCGTGGAGGTCGTCGACAACGGCAGTTCCCGGTACGGCAGCGCCGCGGCCCGCAAGCGGATCGTCGGCTCCGGCAACGGGCTGGTGGGCATGCGCGAACGCGTCGCGGTGCTCGGTGGCACCCTCGAGGCCGGACGCCGACCCGACGGCGGCTGGACCGTGCGCGCCGAGATCCCACTGGACCCCGACGAATGA
- a CDS encoding response regulator, with product MPISVLLVDDQELMRMGLTMVLDAHDDIVVVGEAADGAGAIQAAADLRPDVVLMDVRMPVVDGVTATARILGSGGPSRVLVMTTFDLDEHALSALRAGASGFLLKDTPPEDLVSAIRSVAAGDAVVSPRVTRRLISRFLNDDITPSRDPAVLDVLTDREREVLCLVAGGLSNSEIADKLYLSEATIKSHIGRVFAKLGVRDRVQAVVLSYETGLVRPGM from the coding sequence GTGCCCATCTCCGTGCTGCTCGTCGACGACCAGGAACTCATGCGCATGGGCTTGACGATGGTCCTCGACGCCCACGACGACATCGTCGTGGTGGGGGAGGCTGCCGACGGGGCGGGAGCCATCCAGGCCGCCGCGGATCTGCGGCCGGACGTGGTGTTGATGGACGTGCGGATGCCCGTGGTCGACGGGGTGACCGCCACCGCGCGGATCCTGGGGTCCGGCGGTCCCAGCCGGGTGCTGGTCATGACCACGTTCGACCTCGACGAGCACGCCCTGAGCGCGCTGCGCGCCGGGGCCAGCGGATTCCTCCTCAAGGACACACCGCCCGAGGACCTCGTCTCGGCGATCCGCAGCGTCGCCGCCGGCGACGCCGTCGTCTCGCCGCGCGTCACCCGGCGGTTGATCTCCCGGTTCCTGAACGACGACATCACGCCGTCCCGCGACCCGGCGGTGCTCGACGTGCTCACCGACCGCGAACGCGAGGTGCTGTGCCTCGTCGCCGGAGGCCTGTCGAACTCCGAGATCGCCGACAAGCTCTACCTGTCCGAGGCCACGATCAAGTCCCACATCGGCCGCGTGTTCGCCAAGCTCGGAGTGCGCGATCGCGTCCAGGCCGTCGTCCTGTCCTACGAGACTGGGCTGGTGCGGCCGGGTATGTGA
- a CDS encoding AAA family ATPase: MHMSSTLLPNRSGTELDSAAALSAMLGAVTTEPRPDDQLEALTLAVSADLPVLLWGEPGIGKTAALTQLAEAVDLPLTTVIASVHEPSDFSGLPVLGDDPATHGVPMAPPDWAVRLVQAGRGLLFLDELSTAPPAVQAALLRLVLERRIGALQLPPGVRIVAAANPPSSAADGWELSPPLANRFVHLHWTHDHEVVVRGLGGTWPRATLPRLDPAKFSDAVTFARRAVCELLTARPALVHQLPNSQTRRGGAWPSPRSWDMTVRLIAFATAASSSTDVLSLLVRGSVGDGPGFELLAAIDRMDLPDPESLLADPTAADLPDRGDLRQAVLDAVVAAVRRRPEKSRWDAAWMLLVAAVQTGPPDLVVVPATTLAALRREDWEVPAEIDQLAGVVSVSLAADRAADRASAQARR; this comes from the coding sequence ATGCACATGTCTTCCACGCTCCTTCCGAACCGGTCCGGGACCGAACTCGACAGTGCCGCAGCACTGTCGGCGATGCTCGGCGCGGTCACCACCGAACCCCGTCCCGACGACCAACTCGAGGCCCTCACCCTGGCCGTGTCCGCGGACCTGCCGGTACTGCTGTGGGGTGAACCGGGAATCGGCAAGACCGCCGCCCTGACCCAGCTCGCCGAGGCCGTGGACCTTCCGCTGACCACCGTCATCGCGAGCGTCCACGAGCCGTCGGACTTCTCGGGTCTGCCCGTCCTCGGGGACGACCCGGCAACACACGGTGTCCCGATGGCCCCGCCCGACTGGGCCGTCCGGCTCGTGCAGGCCGGGCGGGGGCTGCTGTTCCTGGACGAACTGTCGACGGCACCGCCCGCCGTGCAGGCAGCCCTGCTCCGGCTCGTCCTGGAAAGACGAATCGGGGCACTGCAACTCCCGCCCGGTGTCCGCATCGTGGCCGCCGCCAACCCACCGTCCTCGGCGGCGGACGGCTGGGAACTGAGCCCACCGTTGGCGAACCGCTTCGTGCACCTGCACTGGACCCACGACCACGAGGTGGTCGTCCGGGGCCTGGGCGGAACCTGGCCGCGCGCGACGTTGCCCCGTCTCGACCCGGCCAAGTTCTCCGACGCGGTGACCTTCGCCCGCCGCGCGGTCTGCGAGCTCCTCACCGCTCGCCCCGCTCTCGTGCATCAACTCCCGAACAGTCAGACCCGCCGCGGCGGCGCCTGGCCGTCCCCGCGGAGCTGGGACATGACCGTGCGGCTGATCGCCTTCGCCACCGCCGCCTCGTCGTCGACGGACGTGCTGTCCCTGCTGGTCCGGGGCAGCGTCGGCGACGGGCCCGGTTTCGAGCTGCTGGCCGCCATCGACCGCATGGACCTCCCGGACCCCGAGAGTCTGCTCGCCGATCCGACGGCCGCCGACCTCCCCGATCGCGGCGATCTGCGCCAGGCCGTGCTCGACGCGGTGGTCGCCGCAGTCCGCCGACGGCCGGAGAAATCCCGCTGGGACGCAGCGTGGATGCTCCTGGTCGCCGCGGTGCAGACCGGGCCACCGGACCTCGTGGTCGTCCCGGCGACCACACTGGCCGCCCTGCGCCGGGAGGACTGGGAGGTGCCGGCGGAGATCGACCAGCTCGCCGGGGTCGTGTCGGTGTCTCTGGCGGCGGACCGCGCCGCCGACCGCGCCTCGGCGCAGGCCCGTCGATGA